From the genome of Mycobacterium kansasii ATCC 12478:
GGGCGCAGCCGATCACCGCGCTGGGCCACTGGGTCCACGTCTACGTCGACCGGACCAGCCGCAAACCCGTCCCGATCCCGGAGGCCATCCGCTCATTGCTGGCCACAGCTTGTGTGAAGCTTGCGTGAGGCCCGCGCGTGAAGCCGCGTGAAAGCAGCGTGAAAGCCGCGTGAAATGGGCCGGGCCACACCCGAAATCAGGCCCGAACCGGCACGGTCAGCGCCCGCCGGCTACCCGGGTATGCTTCGCCAATGCCACTCTTGAGCAAGACCGTCGAGGTCAGCGCGGACGCCGTAGCGATCATGGGCATCGTCGCCGATATCGAGCGGTACCCGGAATGGAACGAAGGGATCAAGGGCGCCTGGGTGCTGCACCGCTACGATGACGGGCGTCCCAGCCAGGTGCGGCTCGACACCGCGATCCAAGGCTTCGAGGGCATCTATATCCACGCCGTGTATTACCCCGGCGAGAATCAGATTCAAACGGTCATGCAGCAGGGCGACTTATTTCTCAAGCAGGAACAGTTGTTCAGCGTGGTGGAGACCGGCGCCAACAGCTTGCTGACCGTGGACATCGACGTCGAGCCCAGCCTGCCGGTGCCCGCGCCCATGGTGAAGATGCTGCTCAACAACGTCCTCGAGCAGCTCGCCGAGAACCTCAAACAGCGGGCCGAACACCTGGCCACCGGCTAGGGAGACGGGGCAACCCGGTCGGCTTGGCCGAAGATTCCGTTGCGGTCCAGCGTTTCGGTCAGCCGGCGCGCTGCGTCGGTGAATTGCCAGACAGTGTGCTCGGCGACCGCGGCCGCATCCCGGCGACGCAGCGCCGCGATCAGTCGGCGGTGATTTTCCACGGCGGCCGCGCCCCAGCGCGGATCGGCGGCAAACACCTGCGCCGGCATGTACCGGGCGGCATTCAATAAGAACCAGGCCAGTTTGATTCGGTGGCTGGCCTGGTTGAAGACGCGATGGAATGAGAACTCCAGCGTCGCTATGGTCTCGGCGTCAGCGGACCCGACGGCGGCGGCCAGCGCATCGTTGATGCGGCTGAGCTCCTCGATCTCGACGTCGGTGATCCGGGCGGTGGCCGCGGCGGCAAGCTCCCTGGCGATGGTGGCCTGCAGCCAGAAGATGTCGTCGATGTCCTGCCTGGTCAGCGGCAATACGACGTGACCACGGTGCGGTTCGAGCTGCACCATGCCCTCACCGCGCAGCTTCAGCAGGGCCTCGCGGACCGGCGTGATGCTGACCCCGAGTTCGGCCGCGGTCTCGTCGAGGCGGATGAACGTGCCCGGACGCAGGGTCCCCGACATGATCGCCGCCCGCAGGTGGCCGGCCACCTCGTCGGACAACTGCGCCCGGCGCAGCGGCCGCCGGCTTCGCGGCCGGGCGGATAGCGGAGCGTTCATGCGGCCTGCCAGGACTTTCGGGGGCTTGGCGGGACTTTGCAGGTCTTGTTTTAAGGCCACTGAGCCCGTTAATGTGACCCAGATAACACCATGTTTTATCAAATATCAGCGTGACGCAAGCGGTGCAGAAGTGAAGGGATCGCACAGTTGACCGCGCAACTGGCCAGTCATCTGAGCCAGGCCACACATGGCCTGGAACAGCCTTACCTGGCCCGGCGGCAAAACTGGGTCAACCAGCTGCAGCGGCACGCGCTGATGCAGCCCGGGGCGACCGCGCTTCGCTTTACGGGTCATACCCTGACGTGGTCTGACCTGAGCCATCGGGTCTCCGCGCTGGCCGGCGCATTGAGCCGTCGAGGGGTCGGCTTCGGCGACCGGGTGATGATCCTGATGCTCAACCGCACCGAGTTCATCGAGTCGGTGTTCGCGGCCAACATGCTCGGGGCGATCGCGGTGCCACTGAATTTCCGGCTCACCCCGACGGAGATCGCCTTCCTGGTGGAGGATTGCGCCCCGCGGGTGCTCGTCACCGAGGCGGTGCTGGCACCGGTAGCCACCGGAGTCCGCGCCATCCACCCGCTGGTGGACACGATCGTGGTGGCCGGCGGCGCATCCGACGACACCGTGCTGGGCTATGACAACCTGCTCAGCGAACCGGGAGACCCGCCGGCGCCCGTCGACATCCCCAACGACTCGCCGGCCCTGATCATGTACACCTCCGGGACCACCGGCCGGCCGAAGGGCGCGGTGCTCACGCACACCAACCTCACCGGGCAGGCCATCACCGCGCTGTACACCAGCGGCGCCAACGTCAACAGTGACGTCGGTTTCATCGGCGTCCCGCTGTTCCACATCGCCGGCATCGGCAACATGCTGACCGGGATGATGCTCGGCGTCCCCACCGTGCTCTACCCACTGGGCGCGTTCGATCCCGGTCAACTGCTCGACGTGCTGGAGGCCGAGCGGGTCACCGGCATCTTTCTGGTGCCCGCGCAGTGGCAGGCGGTGTGCGCCGAGCAGCAGGCGCGGCCGCGCAACCTGAAATTGCGGGTGATGTCATGGGGGGCTGCACCGGCGCCGGATGCGTTGCTGCGGCAGATGTCGGAGGTCTTTCCCGGAACCCAGATTCTGGCCGCGTTCGGCCAGACCGAGATGTCGCCGGTCACCTGCATGCTGCTCGGCGAGGACGCGATCCGCAAACGCGGCTCGGTCGGCAAGGTGATCCCCACGGTCGCCGCCCGCGTGGTCGACGACCAGATGAACGACGTGCCCGTCGGTGAGGTAGGTGAAATCGTTTACCGGGCACCAACATTGATGAGCGGCTATTGGAACAACCCGGAGGCCACCGCGGAAGCGTTCGCCGGCGGCTGGTTTCATTCCGGGGATCTCGTTCGGATGGACGAGGACGGCTACGTCTGGGTGGTCGACCGCAAGAAGGACATGATCATCTCCGGCGGCGAGAACATCTACTGCGCCGAGGTGGAAAACGTTCTGGCCGGGCATCCCGGCATCGTCGAAGTCGCGGTCATCGGCCGGCCCGACGAAAAGTGGGGCGAGGTGCCGGTTGCGATCGCGGCTGTAACGGACGCTCCCCTCGGGATCGAAGACCTAACTGAGTACCTGACCGAACGGCTCGCGCGCTACAAACACCCGAAGGCGCTCGAGATCGTCGAGGCACTGCCCCGCAACCCCGCCGGGAAGGTGCTCAAAACCGAATTGAGATTGCGTTACGGAGCTCGGAAAAGCTTCGGAAACCGTTCTGCGCCAACGTATTCGACGACAAGAGAGGACGACTGACAGGACCTTTGCGGGTTGCCCGCTGTTGACGAAGGGTTAATTGTGAGGATGCGGTTCACACGCCGACGGCCATCAGGTACATTCCTGTGGTCTCCGTTACTACCTGCAGGTAGGGAGCCGACGGTCACACACCTAGGGATGGGGCAAGGAGGAAGGCGTGCGACATGATCGGCCGTTACGCCGCAACCCGAGCGGTCCCACGGTGAGGAGGCGACAGTGACGACGACCTCGACGCGTCCGCACCTGATGGGCTATCTGCGGGACCAGTTGGAAACGCCTCTCACGCTTGTCGGCGGATTCTTCCGGATGTGTGTGTTGACCGGAAAGGCGCTGTTTCGCCGGCCATTCCAATGGCGCGAGTTCATCCTGCAGTGCTGGTTCATCATGCGGGTCGCGCTGCTGCCGGCCATCTTGGTCTCGGTACCGTTCACCGTCCTGCTGATCTTCACGCTCAACGTGCTGCTGGCCCAGTTCGGTGCCGCGGACCTCTCCGGTGCCGGCGCGGCGATCGGGGCCGTCACCCAGCTCGGCCCGCAGGTCACGGTGCTGGTGGTGGCCGGCGCCGGGTCGACAGCCATCTGCGCCGATCTGGGTGCCCGCACCATCCGTGAAGAGATCGACGCGATGGAGGTGCTGGGCATCGACCCCATCCACCGGCTCGTCGTTCCCCGCGTCATTGCCGCGACCCTCATCGCCACGTTGCTCAACGCCCTGGTGATCACCGTCGGCCTGGTGGGCGGTTATCTCTTCGGTGTGTATCTGCAGAACGTGTCGGGCGGGGCTTACCTGGCCACGCTCACCACCATTACCGGCCTGCCCGAGGTCGTCATCGCAATGGTCAAGGCGGCGACGTTCGGGCTCATCGCCGGGCTGGTCGGCTGCTATCGCGGGCTGACCGTTCGGGGTGGCTCCAAGGGTTTGGGTACCGCTGTCAACGAGACCGTCGTGCTGTGCGTGGTCGCCCTTTTCGCGGTCAACGTGGTGCTGACCACGGTCGGCGTCCGGTTCGGGACGGGGCACTGACATGGCGACTTCTGCGGTATTACGGGCCCGATTCCCCAGGGCCGCCGCCAATGTGAACCGGTATGGCGGGGCCGCGGTCCGCGGACTGGACACGACCGGCCGGCTGGCCTGGTTCACGCTGGTGAGTCTCGGGAACGTCCCGTTTGCGCTGAGCCGCTACCGCAAGGAAACCCTGCGGTTGATCGCTCAGATCGGAATGGGCACCGGTGCGATGGCCGTCGTCGGCGGCACCGCCGCCATCGTCGGTTTCGTGACGTTGTCCGGCAGTTCGCTGGTCGCCATCCAGGGCTTCGCGTCGCTGGGGAACATCGGTGTGGAGGCGTTCACCGGCTTTTTCGCCGCGCTGATCAACGTCCGCATCGCCGCGCCGGTGGTCACCGGCGTGGCCATGGCGGCAACGGTCGGTGCCGGTGCCACCGCCGAGCTGGGCGCGATGCGGATCAGCGAAGAGATCGACGCCCTGGAAGTGATGGGCATCAAGTCGGTCTGCTTCCTGGCGACCACGCGGATCCTGGCCGGGCTGACGGTGATCATCCCGCTTTATGCGATGGCGATGATCATGGCGTTCCTGTCCCCGCAGATCACCACGACGGTGCTCTACGGCCAGTCGACCGGCACATACGAGCACTACTTCCGGACGTTCCTGCGCCCCGACGACGTCTTCTGGTCGTTTCTGGAGGCGATCATCATCACCGCGGTGGTGATGGTCAGTCACTGCTACTACGGGTACAGCGCAGGCGGCGGCCCCGTCGGTGTCGGCGAGGCCGTCGGCCGATCGATGCGTTTCTCGCTGGTTTCGATTCCCGTGGTCGTCTTGTCCGCCGCGTTGGCGCTCTACGGCGTCGACCCGAACTTCGCACTGACGGTGTAACGCCATGACGATGCCGGCCAAGGTCAACAAGGTCAGCGATCCGCCGTACAAGACGGCGGGCGTTGTCTTTCTGGTGCTCGCGCTTGTCATATTCGTGTTGGTGTACCTGCAGTTTCGTGGGGATTTCACCCCGAAGGTCAAGCTGACGATGTTTTCCGAACGAGCCGGCCTGGTGATGGATCCCGGCTCGAAGGTCACCTACAACGGCGTGCAGATCGGCCGGGTCGACAGCATCTCGGAGGTCACGCGCGACGGCAAACCAGCCGCCAAGTTCGTCTTGAACGTCAATCCGAAGTACCTCTCGCTGGTACCGGAGAACGTCAACGCGCAAATCAAGGCGACGACGGTGTTCGGCGGCAAGTATGTCTCGCTGACGACGCCAAGAGACGACCGGGGCAACGTCATCTCGAAGGGGCACCTCACCCCCAAGAGCGTCATCAATGCCGTCGGGGTGACGACCGAGATCAACACCTTGTTCCAGACCATCACGTCGATTGCCGAGAAGGTGGACCCGGTCAAGCTCAACCTGAC
Proteins encoded in this window:
- the fadD5 gene encoding fatty-acid--CoA ligase FadD5, producing MTAQLASHLSQATHGLEQPYLARRQNWVNQLQRHALMQPGATALRFTGHTLTWSDLSHRVSALAGALSRRGVGFGDRVMILMLNRTEFIESVFAANMLGAIAVPLNFRLTPTEIAFLVEDCAPRVLVTEAVLAPVATGVRAIHPLVDTIVVAGGASDDTVLGYDNLLSEPGDPPAPVDIPNDSPALIMYTSGTTGRPKGAVLTHTNLTGQAITALYTSGANVNSDVGFIGVPLFHIAGIGNMLTGMMLGVPTVLYPLGAFDPGQLLDVLEAERVTGIFLVPAQWQAVCAEQQARPRNLKLRVMSWGAAPAPDALLRQMSEVFPGTQILAAFGQTEMSPVTCMLLGEDAIRKRGSVGKVIPTVAARVVDDQMNDVPVGEVGEIVYRAPTLMSGYWNNPEATAEAFAGGWFHSGDLVRMDEDGYVWVVDRKKDMIISGGENIYCAEVENVLAGHPGIVEVAVIGRPDEKWGEVPVAIAAVTDAPLGIEDLTEYLTERLARYKHPKALEIVEALPRNPAGKVLKTELRLRYGARKSFGNRSAPTYSTTREDD
- a CDS encoding SRPBCC family protein, yielding MPLLSKTVEVSADAVAIMGIVADIERYPEWNEGIKGAWVLHRYDDGRPSQVRLDTAIQGFEGIYIHAVYYPGENQIQTVMQQGDLFLKQEQLFSVVETGANSLLTVDIDVEPSLPVPAPMVKMLLNNVLEQLAENLKQRAEHLATG
- a CDS encoding MlaE family ABC transporter permease, with translation MGYLRDQLETPLTLVGGFFRMCVLTGKALFRRPFQWREFILQCWFIMRVALLPAILVSVPFTVLLIFTLNVLLAQFGAADLSGAGAAIGAVTQLGPQVTVLVVAGAGSTAICADLGARTIREEIDAMEVLGIDPIHRLVVPRVIAATLIATLLNALVITVGLVGGYLFGVYLQNVSGGAYLATLTTITGLPEVVIAMVKAATFGLIAGLVGCYRGLTVRGGSKGLGTAVNETVVLCVVALFAVNVVLTTVGVRFGTGH
- a CDS encoding GntR family transcriptional regulator; amino-acid sequence: MNAPLSARPRSRRPLRRAQLSDEVAGHLRAAIMSGTLRPGTFIRLDETAAELGVSITPVREALLKLRGEGMVQLEPHRGHVVLPLTRQDIDDIFWLQATIARELAAAATARITDVEIEELSRINDALAAAVGSADAETIATLEFSFHRVFNQASHRIKLAWFLLNAARYMPAQVFAADPRWGAAAVENHRRLIAALRRRDAAAVAEHTVWQFTDAARRLTETLDRNGIFGQADRVAPSP
- a CDS encoding MlaE family ABC transporter permease, translating into MATSAVLRARFPRAAANVNRYGGAAVRGLDTTGRLAWFTLVSLGNVPFALSRYRKETLRLIAQIGMGTGAMAVVGGTAAIVGFVTLSGSSLVAIQGFASLGNIGVEAFTGFFAALINVRIAAPVVTGVAMAATVGAGATAELGAMRISEEIDALEVMGIKSVCFLATTRILAGLTVIIPLYAMAMIMAFLSPQITTTVLYGQSTGTYEHYFRTFLRPDDVFWSFLEAIIITAVVMVSHCYYGYSAGGGPVGVGEAVGRSMRFSLVSIPVVVLSAALALYGVDPNFALTV